The genomic stretch TTTGTACTActccatttcatttcatttctgctgtTCCACTCATCAAGTTCATCTTTCTGGTATGGTATTCTAATTCTCCTTATTTTGGTACTGTCTCTGCCTGTGATGATACTAAGCTTTATCACTGTATTCCTGTTTTACCCATATACGCTTATAGTTCCTCTCTCACCagaacacttttaaaatattcatctcGGTTGGTTCTTTATGCTTCTTGCCATTTCTGTATCAGTTCTAATCTTTTCCAACTTTACTAATAATTTGAAATTACCTTTTTACAAATACCTTGTTTTGCAAATACCTTTAGGGAAGTTTAGGATGTAAGGTGGTGGTTCTTTATTCTTGTAATTACTTTTCAATTAGTAATTCAGCCTACTAATTAGGAAATTAGTGTCTTGGATCTTACtcttttgaattaaaaatcttgaaagcttgctttttgtttaatttttcatttagtttAAATTTTAATTCCTAACCACTTAATCCAAATTTTCCTGGAAGAGTTTTTATAAAAGTCTTAGTTATTTAGTAAGTGTGAAATAGCACTGAGTTTTGGATTTTTTGATCCATGGTGTGGGATAGTAGATCATTTTCTTCCACAGGTTTGGGaattaataacattttttccTCTAAGCTGTATCTTCTGGAGTGACGTAATACTTCATCCTATTTAGCTCTGTAATGCCCATGGAGAACTCCGTCCCTGTCTAAATTCAGCCCTGAGCGTTGTGTTATTTAAGTGGGCTTTTTCAGATATATAGGATTAAAAGGAGTATAAAGTACGATTTGATTGGGACAGTTTATCATTGTAATGTACTTTTGGGAGCATGGAGAGAATGGTCGAGGCAAGGAAGAGCCCTACGCAGAGGATATGGCATCTTTAGCTTTGATCATTTTGGGGTAGTTGAATGTCAGTTAAGCAATTTCAGACTGATCCCCAGGGAAAGGCAGAAGGCCTGCCTCTACCTGCTGACTGGCATTTCTTGCTTCCTTTACAATACTGACTTCACTGAGGTGTTCCTCAGACATTATTTGCAACTACAGTTACTGCATTTCAAGTGTGTTGAAGCAAGAGCGCTTCAGACTAATATATAAGATTTGAAAATTCAGTTCAAACCAGGAGTCTGCTTAGAATAGCCATAGCAGCCAATTAGAAACTGAAGCCTCAGTATAAAGATGGAGAAAAACACAAGATCTGTTTTGGGGAAGCTGCATTAGCTTGGTCAGTTCATCACTAGAGTAAATAGTTCTGTGGTGACAGAAGGCATTAGTTTCCAGAAAAAGGGCTTTACAAAgtccacagagaaagaaaggagttATTCATACTTAGGCTTGCATATTTGTGGATTTTTAAGTAAACATAGATACTTTGTTGGAAACACTTGTTGGGCACACTTGttaccttaaaaaataaaaagatgcaatacTAAGAAACTGTTGAGCCTTGAACTGGGTGAAAATTGTGGCTCTGTGATGCAGTTTAAAGAAAATGGCTTTACAATGTTGTGTAAACCGAGAAATAATGCTATTAAATAATATGTATACAGTAAATATGTATAGTTCATTTATAGTCTCAGAGGCTGTTTCTGCAGATAATATTGCTGTAATTCTAATGCTGTTGCACGAAGAATTGTCCTTCTTTGCctagaaggagaaagaaaacaaagagcatcCACAAGCAAGTTTTCAAAATACTAGTGTGGAATATATAATCCTCAGATACAATTTAACTTCTCTTGTAGTTAAGTATCAAAGATGAAATTGAAGACGAGGAAGCAACTATTGAGGATTATGTTGATGAAAAGATGAGTGACTGGGATGCTACTTCAGTTGACAAAGTGTATTCAATTGCTAATCAGtgtctgaatgaaaaaaaaaataggaggccAGACATTAAGATGGTATGTAGCCTTTCACCTTAAAGGGTTGTTTTTAGCCATTGATCTTTTGATGACAGGATTAGTTATTTATATTGCCATCCGTTCTTTTGCAGGTCCAGCAGCATCTACAGGAGATAGCAACTTGAAGTGTGTCTTCTGATACACAAACGTTTTCTGAGTGGAGTAGAGACCAGTAGCAAATACAGACTTTCATTAGTATTTAGTGTGACATTATCAGCTTGTCTGCTTTCCAGACTTTCCTGGTCTGCACGTAAGGTGTGCTGTTGGCCTGTCACCATTGTGCTATTTTTATTAACAGATTAGCTTTTTCACATGTCCTTGGCCAGTGCAATTAACAAATTGCATTCCTGGTACATCTTCTCCACagctttttaaatgcatttctgtaTTAGAATCTGTTTGTCTTTAGATCTCCAAGTATCAAGTATATCTTCTGCAAAGGCATATAACAATAAGAGGCTAGGTTGCTTTTCTTCAAATCACTTTCTTGTGCAGATggactagacttttttttttactggagacAAAAACATTTAATTGATGTTAATGGCACTTACATTCCTTTTTTGTGAGAAGACAATACTAGTACCCATTTAAAACAAacttcttttgtttaaaattttaacttGCAAATCTACATTAATGTGAATGGACAGTATTTGTGACTGTGACAAGTGTCTGGATtcagactttattttttaaaaagtcttcacaGGATTTGTTTTATTCAGATAGATAAATGCTGCAAAGCAAAACATGTTCTTTGGTTTAGATGTTTTACAAGCAAAATAATTATATTGCAATGCAAATATAAAACTAGATATGGTTTTCTTCCAATATACACTGTATAATGACAAACAATTTAATATTTGTTCATAAACTCACTTGTTTAGGAGGAAGACTCTTAATtacttttaatattctttttatgCTTCAGTATATTTATAATATACTATAGTATATTATAAATACAGATGGTTTCTTATATTACAGGGGTCAGTATAATACCATTGCAATTATGCATTCTCCTTAGTCAAGTAATTAAGtgcttatcttaaaaaaaaaaaaaaaaaaaaaaaaaaaaaaaaaaagtatttatataaCAGCATGGAACGTTTTGTAAGAGAGAAACTTTGACAGATGAAAGCAGACTAAAACAGGAATCGAGAGTGAATAGTAAAATTCCATATACTTTGGACTAAGTAGGTATGAAATGCTACTTTTGTAAATACAGATGTTACTTTCATGTAAATCTTTTTTGCACCtcatgaatgtttttttcttgacAGCTTAGGGGTGGGAGAATAGTCTTGTTTGAAACCCATGATTATCAAAGaacaaaggaaactgaaaaatgagaCTTGATCTGACTACATTCAGGGATGTATACATTTTTGTAGAAAGCATGTGATTTCTAACATTTCTATTTATATCATTAGGACTGTACCTGGCTATTAACTCATTATTAACTCTAAAAAAGGTATCGACCTGTACAACTTTAGTTTTATAAAACACAAATTTGGAAAAGCTGTTAACACAAAACCTGGCATTATTGTTGCTGATATTTATTTCTGGTAATAAAATTTTGGCATTGGAAACAGTCGTTTTATGTTGCTTGTGCTTCTAACAATAGCATTGAGTTAGCCTCACTGCATGGACTAGAGCTATACAGAAATGAATGTGGCAAAGAAAGTAACTGTTCTAAAACAATCAGAATAAAATCCCTGTATTAAGGTCATGCTTTAGTTTTACCTGAAGGTGACTTATTAGAGTATCTCTGCTCTTTATTATCCCTGCATCTAGCATACATCCATATTGCTGTTCTGAAGTACTTACTGTAGTGACTCCCCCTAGTCAGTGCTGAAACAAGAGGAAATATTTCTGTTCACATCTAATACAGTAGAGTAAGTTTGTTCATGTGCCAGAAGTGGTTTTAAGCCTTGGGAAAGTCTTAGCTGCATGTGTGTGAATTTCTGTTCTTGTCATAGTGGACTATGTCTATCACTTGGACCTCTGCTGTCTGTCCCTACCCAAATTGTGACACTAACTTTCCTTACTCACTGAAAATGAAGCATGGTAGCTACCATTTCATTTAATAAGTTGTGTGGGTATGCCTCCTTTATTCATGCCTCCACCTTACTCTCCTCTCTGACCAGTATCAAGAGTCAGAAATGCTTATCCTTGAAAATGCTTACGCTGCAGGAATGCTATTTAGTGTGTAGCTGTAGTAAAGGTGTTTTAAGGAGTAAAGATGCTTTTAGCTAAAGAAATTTTGGTAAAAACTTGGGAGATTTTTCAGAAATCTCTCTTGCTATCAGTCTACTGAGgaatgaaaatgtgaaatgtaCCTAGCTAGTTACCTtagaatatctttttaaaaaaacacaggttACAAGAAGGAAACCTTATGGTTTGTGGGGTTTTCTCCCCAGAGAATTTTTTCAAGGCCTTCAAATGGCAAACCTAGCACCTATAGCTATTTCCTGGGGCTAAGAGTTGCTGACTTGGGCTTCATTTATTTCATGCAAAAACATAAAACCATCCTCATATGCAGCTTGTACCTTGCAGCAGCCATACCTCTTTGCAGTAATTACTAAAGTAAAGATTTTCAGGACACTAGTCAAAACTTCTTTAGTCATTCAAATTCTTTGTGTGTAAAGGGATGACCTAGTTTTACAAAAGTGGAGCTTAGAGAAAATGTGAAGGTCTGGGCTAAAGATGCTCTCAGCAGAGTTTAAGGCCTAATATGGTTGCTGTAGATTCTGTCTTGGAGAGGAAGGAGGTAGGAAGCATCTCCCTAAGGGAAAGACTGAAACCTTTTGCATGTTGAGGATCCAGAAAACTGTAACTTGCAGCAATTTAtgaaacataaatgaaaaaaatagcaagTGAGGTGCTGCCAATTCAGCTGAGACTCTAGAAAGTAGCAGCAGGATAAAAGCaaatcctaaaggaaaaaaaagaccttaaTTCACTAGAAACTGAGctaaagaaaaatctctgttaAGAAAGCCTCTTACAGCAGGCAACAATTCTACCATTGCCCCCAGCAGACAATAACAGACTGGCTGCAGTGAGTCAGAGCTGAGGGCTGCGTAGTCCTCGTGTCTGGGACACCAGCCAGAAATGGCTGCTGAGGAAAGAGCACGAGAACAGAGCAACTACACAGTGCTACTCCATGGAATTTAATGGCTTGCTGCAGCTTGCAGCTCGTTGACTCTGAGAGGTGTGAGGTCTTTGTATTTATTAAGCCTCCATTGACTTTATTCAATCAATTTGTCAAGTTGCTTTTTGAGCCCCCACACACCTATGAGCCATAGCATTCATATTCTTGCTATAAATGTGAAGAATTGCCTCATCTCTATTTTTGAGCTGGTCAGCTGAGTTTTGTTGAATACTCCATTCACTGAAAGGCAAACAAATCAACTTCTGTTCACCGTCTCTGTGATATTCATGATTATACATACACAACTAGCATGCATCTCTCCTCCTACCTCTCTTACCGTTTACTACAGGAGCAGCTTTCTTTCTGTATGGCATTTTGCATTAAAATCATCCTCTTAAATTGTAGTTCAAAACAGATTTCCCTCTTTTAACTTCAAAATTGCCATATCACGCATATCTCCATGAGGGCAGGGGTGTTAGCAGGACAGTCAGAGAAGCCAAACTACTAcaagttattttcattttgaattttgagAGGAATAGAAAGTCTACAAAGTTAACCAAGCATCATAATTTGAATAGTTTAATTAACTCATGCTGAGCAAATACCATAGCAGACAGTAATTTAGTCATTCTAAACAATTTCTTCAGTGCCTACACAGCACTTTAAAAGGACAGAAGCACTTTTTGAAGCAGTTTATTTTTgaaggggatgggggggggcagCACTTGCTTGGATTTTGCTATAGAGCCCTCAGTGCTGCTTCCACAAAGCAACTGGAAAGTAGCTGCTTCTTGTCGGGTGCGAACTCATTTTCTTCAGTATCAAAAGACAGAAATTTTGTCAGCCTCTCTTCTTCCCTGTAATCactttttctctattgctttcTAATCCTGCAGTAGCTGTCAGTTACTTATACACAATGATGTTAGGATGTGTATTTTTGTAGCCTGTATTTAACAAAATCCAGACACCACCACACTAAAGCGTCACTCTTTATTTATAAAGTAAATTACAAAACAGATAATGAAGTAAACTTTTATTTAATTCTAGCATCTGAAGGTGGCTTACATTCAATACATAGATACCATAATCAAAAGTTTCCTTTATCAGTGTGTTTATCCAAGCAATAGAGCAATTATTACCCTAGTTAGTTTTACAAAACCTCCAGAGGAGATGTTGTGTTAAGAGATCCAGTTTTCCCTACTTTAGTCCTTTGTAATCTAAGCATTTCAAAAGTAATTACCTTGTTgtcattttcattaatgactaCTAAATAGCTTGTGAGTTAACTGCAAGCAGTTGCATTGCTTTGGATCTTTATGAAGACCAACAACTTAAGAGTGGACACTTTCAATTATTAAATGACTACAGGCAGTTCAAGGAACAACTTTTATTAATGCCCTTATTTTGTGCTGGCTCTGAACAGTCAGTAACAGTGAGCATATGTAGTGTGATGTGAGGCAACTACATAGATGTAAACATGACAGATCTTCAAAAGATCAGATGCTTCTTATTGCTTTGTCGGGAGAATAGCTACAAGCAGCCCCAAGGGCACAGCCAGCAAGCGCTGTGAGGCTCCACATGATTTAAGAGAACAGTCTGTTGCAGCAGTGTTTCTCTTTTAGGGGAGACGTGAGGGAGAAATTTGCTCAGGACACTACTCTGTGGGCTGGTCAGGGACTTGTGCAGAAGCAGTGACTGTGAACTGACCCTGTAAAATATTTGAAGATAAGGTATTTTAAGATGTCTGGTTTGGGCTGAACTCATTATAAACTCATGGGAGTCTATGCTCAAATGAGCTTTGGGCAGAATTTGGAGAAACACTCCTCCACATACCTAGGGCAggatttagagaaaaaaaacccccacaacatGCACATATCCATAGCAGGTCAAGCTGTTCATTATTTAAAACGTTTAGTATTAAAAAGCTGAACTTCTTTACTGGTTCTAATGgttgtaaaaatgtaaaatataaacgTGTTATGTGTCAGCCAGGTCAGGCGTGCATGTGGGCAGGAACACTGAATCCAAACAAAAAGCTCTCTAGCAGTGATTTTTAACTGCTACAGTCAACCATTAACCTTATTATAACTTAACAACCTTTATTAACCTtaataaatcaaattaaaaaatttaAGTGTGCCAAAAAGATTCTGACTTAAACTAAAAATACCCTTAGCTACAGTGTCTAGCGAGCTGCACAGACCTTAACTGTGTTTAAAAGACAACAACGCCTGCCTGACAGGTCGTAGGTAGAACAAAAATTCCCAAGACCAGCTCCTTGCCCTAGAGGGAGAAGGCAAGAGGCAGAAAAGGAACAGGGTAGCATTAAGGACGAGGAGATTAGCTGGGGGGTCAAGAGCTACTGAATTAGACTGATGTAGTGTATAAGATTAAACAGAAAAGATGAGGTGTAAAATTTCTACTGCAGATGAAAAAAACCACAGTAAAACCAACAATTGTTACAATCTTCACATTACACAGCCCAATCTCAACAGGGTGGATAACAAGCTAGTATCTCCAAATGAAATAACAGATAAATTTTACAAAGAACTAGTAGTGTCAAGGCATTACTTCCCTACACAACAGGTTAAAATACATCTTCCATCGGGCAAGAACAATGTGATGCAGCTATGTAATGCATACAACCACAATTTATGGTAATATTATGCAGTAAACAAAGACTTGCAACTCgtgtcattttaaaaatcaaaaagcacAAAACCCACACACAAGACACCAAAAAGCAAGTCCCCACTGGGGAATATATTTTATCCAGTAGAGATCTGCCTcattatataattttaaatatttaagctcATTCAGTATACCTGATTTTCACATCTAGTTCTTCTTTAGTCTACTTGTAAAATGCATCTATTTTTCCTATTCCTATTAAACAGATTAAACATGTTTCAATCAATACTCTTCTGATTTCAGTATgtaggagcaaaaaaaaaaaaaaaaaagaaaaagaaaaaaccccaaatcctagCCAGGCGCTGCCAGCAGTTTTTCAAGACCTAGTTGGATTTTTGTTACAAATTTAAGTTACTACTAAAGCTCAAACtttcagaaaatcattttcagACCATCTTGAATCTATTAAGTTGCAATCTATTAtgaagcaagtttttttttttacttagtttTAGATCCCAGTGCACAGCTAATCAGTTTTTATAGAAACTTTAAGTATATTGTTTTGAAAGCAGCTCCATAATCTATCAAGTATACTGACTCATGcacttttaattacattttacttGATAGCTTGATACTTAACGTCTAAGGCTTAAGAGTGGTATCAAAGTCTGGAAAAGCTATAGTGCTTTTGTGTCAGATTTCTTTAGAAGACAATTCCACAAAAGTAATTATTAATTTGGAATGACCAtgcttttttttcatggaaaaaaattccACCCATTCCCAAACATCTGCAtcaattttttaaataacagattttaaatcaacttttctatcaagaaaaccaaaacaaacaatgCATCAtgtcaaaaacagaagaaaggcctCTACTGTAGTAGTATCCATGAGAGCTACAAGGAAAAAGACTTATGTGGGACAATGCTGCAGTCCTTCAAGTCTACTCACATAGTAAGTCTTACTGGTTTCAATAGGCTACTACTCATATGAATACAGGTCTGCTATCTAGACAAACAATGAAACTAACCACAGAATACACGGCCTTAATAGGTTTCCGTCTGTGAAGTTTATGATCACATGTATAGCTATTAAATAACGGattctaaatttaaaataaagtgataCAGGTTTAGTTTTCCTCTTCTAGCTTTGAAATAATTAGCTCTTCCACATGTCATCGAACATGGTAAATAGAAACTCTGTATTAGTAGTGCTGAGGTCAGAAGAGGGAAGagtaaaaagagctttttttcctaGCATCTATGAATGGAATGATTTCAGTTCATTAGCAAAAGCCAAAATTTCATTTCTCGCTGTAGTATCTTATTGCTAGTGCAAACAACAGCTTTTAATCAGTAGGTGTTTCAGTCTCTGCTGGACCTCTGATCAGTCTCCGAATTCCCCTTTTCCCTGCAGGACCTTTTGGTTTAGCAAAACTTTGTTTGTGTGCATGTTGTTTTGGATGAACCTCTTCATAAAGGAAGTCAGCAGTTAATTCATCACCATTATCTATTTCAATCTGCCAAAAAGAAGAAGCAGTTCTTCATCATATTCATCTCAAAAACACATTTAATAACATTTAGAAATCTTTATTTTGCTGAAGCTCTCAATATTATATTAAAACCAGTATGTGCAAGAATGTTCAGTGTCTAGGATGAAGTGTTCTCCAACTTACTTGTGCCTAATCTCCTCAACAATCTTGGATAGTTTTTCCTGAGATCCCTCTTGCTCTTAAACAGCACAGTTAAGTGTGATTTGACTTAATTTGTTCTTCCTGAAGTATAAGCACAACTACAGAGTACATACACCAAGAAACTTCCATAGCCCCAAGCTTCAGGACAGTGTACATGTTAGTACTAATACTGGGAATAAACATCCCATGTGGAAACAAGTGCTTATCACTCCTTTTCTGTAAGTAACTTCCTCAATATATACAAGAAAGCAACATGTGGCCTTTCAGAACTAAGGTTTACTTTCTTATTCTCCCCTCTGAAGAGAAACTTTTCATTGTCCCAATGTAATAATCACATCCTAACAATTAAATTTTTTCACTAGAAGACTGCTTTAAAATTGAAACTTGTGAAAGCAACATGCATAACACACTGTTGTCTCCTGAGattggaggggaggagcagaaACGGCTTACATGACTACTGCAGCTCAACAGGTTTCAAAGAGAATGTATTCAAGCCACGGAAAATGCTGAAATCCATTTAATAAGggctttgttgctgttgttatctTTTAAATGTAAGAATATGAACctgaatggaaataaaatactgttctcAAGCCAAACCCCACCATTTTTAACTGTAGGAATGTAGCATTGAGAGAAATGCTTTGACCCTGTCCTGCTGAGTATTTAGCACTTCATGGCCTGCCAACCATAGCGCTTGAAGGAATCACTAGCCACTGTAATGCTGTGACAATACACACTTCAGAAATGTGTCTACCAGGTATTTCAAGAGTCACATGGTACATTTGCTTAATTGTAAAAAGGAACTTTCTTAGAAACAATTAGGTATAAAAATGGCTAGTATtaattctgttactttttttaGGCAGATGTAATCCCCATAGAAACCAAATCTGAAAGTTCTCCTAAATTCAGAGCACAACTATTAAGAATGTAACCAAAGGTCATATATTCGATGAACAGACTATTACTATGGTCTGTTTTGCTAGAGGTGGTGAGGTACTCATTCTttatgcatagtagtaaaatctTTAGTGAGAAAAGATCAGCTTGCTTACAAATCCTAATTTGCCCTTGTCAAGGACTGGTAAGATAGCAATTAATATTCAAGATCTGCAGCTTgaaattcattattttgaaaatccTCAAATAACTTTGGCCTTAAAGGAATTCAGTGTTCAGAAACAACAGTATGTTGTGGTCCATAGTACAACAGGCCTTTTAGTAAGAAATAACGTTACTTCTAAATACTCCCTCAAAATACTATCAAACACTCCCTTAAGGCAAAAGGATTTATTTACTAAATCTATCAAAGTGCAGAAATTATAAACTACAGAAAAACTTTCATGGCCTAAGTTTAAATATAAAGGTTTTATCAATATGTATTTCCTGTTAAGGACAAGCATTTACACACAACTTTAACAGTTATACAACACTTTTCATTGTTTACAGAAAGTTGTGGCAGAGACAGCTATGGTTAGCTATCAAGAAAGGGACAGAAGGATGGAGAAAATACCAACAGACTTACTTTTCTAATTATCTGCATCCGCAACTGTCTTTCTACAATTTCTAACAGTGGACTTTTGCAACTAGAGTACAGCATCCGTTCTCGTATACTACAGGTATACCCTGGCATAGAGTAGATGAAAACTGCAGgaggggcagaaaaaaaaaaaagtcagagcaaAATACACTGTATCAGAACCTTTATCATTAAATCATTTACAGCAGAGAGGCAGTGGAAATCGACTATGCAGTCTGAAAGGGAAAACGTAACATCATTCTGGATGTTTCATTTCAGATGTGGGATCAGAGACTGGCCAGTGTCTTTTCACATGAGCACTGATTTCTGGAAGTTTAAAAGGTTTTCATTATCAAAATGGATAGCTCTGTACTTTCTAAATATAAGGACTCTTCAGAAGTCTCAATTTCACAACCAAATGACACTGAAATTTATGGTCACGTTGAAAGATCAGATTCTTGAAGCTAAACAGGTAACACTCTCTGCCTCAAGGTTATTAAATTGCTTCAAATAAATCAATGAAATTTCACATATGGAAATTTTCTCATACCTATGGATTCCAAATAGTCCCCTTCATGGGCATGCTTATAGAGGAAAAAGTGGTAACGCGCAGAATCCTTTGGAATTCTTTTTGGCAAGTCCTTAAGTTCAGTATGAAGTGTGTTGGCCAAAATAATAGTTTCATTTTTCATATCAATTTGCTGTTAACAAAACAAACCTCAATATAGTTAATACCCAGAAAGCAAACCAGAGAACAcgacaagattaaaaaaagatttaattaatCTGGTTCAGAATATCAATTTATGCCATATACGCACATTGTTTAATATGTGTGCAATTTGTACAATACTATTAAAATAgttaaatgaaagtattttataCTTGCCAATTGCACATAATTGAGTtgcttatttttcaatttttccaaaGCCCGAATAGCTTCTTTAGCAATGGGGAATGCTACTCCTTGCAGCGTTTGATGCTTAGTATCTACACCAACATCTGTCTGTACCTGGAATCAATACAAGTCAATTGAGATTTAAATAGAAACTTTTGCAAGCATTCGCTTAGTTTCATAGAGTAACTGACAATGCGTTGCATATGGTTACACACGGAGATAGCAATAGGTATTCTGATTAAAAGATACCCTGAAACATTATCCCCTCATTCAacagatttgcatttttttaatttataggtCCTGTTTGCTTGCTTACCTGAAAACAGTTTCATATCTCTGAAACTGCTAGCTTTGCAGAGCCaacttccctccctcccgcttCAGCCTCCCCACAAAACCCCTATACCAAATAGAAAGCAAATCCAAAAAAAGTCTGGTTTTGACTTCTGACATCAAACAGAGAAATCTAGGCTAACTACAAGTCAGACAATTGCTCATAATCTAGTTATGTTAATCACATAAACTATTCAAGAGGAAAGGACAGTTACTTTAAAGCCACTTTTCAAAAATATGCATGTATCAATGTTCATGCACATTTTCTCTCAGTGTAAGCTCTGGTCTCCAGTTTTCCTGACCCTGACCAGTGAACTACTTATCTTTTTAGAAGCTTTTGAATATACTGACTTCCTTTTTCAAATCCACAATTACATTAACATCAGTGATGAAGCAGCAAA from Dromaius novaehollandiae isolate bDroNov1 chromosome 1, bDroNov1.hap1, whole genome shotgun sequence encodes the following:
- the TWF1 gene encoding twinfilin-1, whose protein sequence is MSHQTGIQASGNLKDTFVGARNGRYRLLKIVIENEQLVVGSSRQPVGSWEKDYDYFVLPLLEDKQPCYILYRLDSQNAQGYEWIFIAWSPDHSPVRQKMLYAATRATLKKEFGGGHIKDEVFGTVQDDVSLNGYKKYLISQSSPAPLTAAEEELRQIKINEVQTDVGVDTKHQTLQGVAFPIAKEAIRALEKLKNKQLNYVQLQIDMKNETIILANTLHTELKDLPKRIPKDSARYHFFLYKHAHEGDYLESIVFIYSMPGYTCSIRERMLYSSCKSPLLEIVERQLRMQIIRKIEIDNGDELTADFLYEEVHPKQHAHKQSFAKPKGPAGKRGIRRLIRGPAETETPTD